One segment of Anomalospiza imberbis isolate Cuckoo-Finch-1a 21T00152 chromosome 2, ASM3175350v1, whole genome shotgun sequence DNA contains the following:
- the C2H11orf54 gene encoding ester hydrolase C11orf54 homolog encodes MAKVERFAFHVPSLEELAGVLQKGLKENFADAQVSVVDCPDLTQEPFNFPARGICGKPRIADVGGVPYLIPIAQKEKVYDLNTVAKDIELPGAFILGAGAASSRVLGINAEFIPIVQTKSEKKPAVNGSYVAQINPADKGCLLEKYSSKYTDCEFGLLANLYASEGQPGKVIEVKANGRTGELNFVSCLRQTLEKHYGEKPVGMGGTFIIQKGKAKIHIMPPEFSACPLNTDEDVNNWLKFFEMKAPLICQPVIVSRDPGFDLRVEHTHCFSQHGEGGHYHQDTSPDSVQYLGYFQPAELLFRIDRPRDTHLVGRD; translated from the exons ATGGCCAAAGTCGAAAGGTTTGCTTTTCATGTCCCAAGTCTGGAGGAGCTTGCTGGGG TTTTGCAGAAAGGGCTTAAAGAGAACTTTGCTGATGCTCAAGTCTCTGTTGTAGACTGTCCTGATCTGACTCAGGAACCCTTCAACTTTCCTGCTAGAG GAATCTGTGGAAAGCCTAGGATAGCTGATGTGGGAGGTGTTCCTTACCTCATACCTAttgcacagaaagaaaaa gttTATGATCTAAATACAGTTGCAAAGGACATAGAGCTGCCTGGAGCTTTCATTcttggagctggagctgcttcaTCCAGAGTTCTTGGAATAAATGCTGAG TTTATCCCTATTGTTCAAACTAAGAGTGAAAAAAAGCCTGCTGTAAATGGGAGCTACGTTGCTCAGATAAATCCTGCAGATAAAGGGTGCCTGCTTGAGAAGTACAGCAGTAAATACACTGATTGTGAGTTTGGATTGTTGGCCAACCTTTATGCCAGCGAGGGCCAACCTGGTAAG GTCATTGAAGTGAAAGCCAACGGAAGAACTGGGGAGCTTAACTTTGTGTCCTGTCTCAGACAAACTTTAGAGAAACACTATGGAGAAAAGCCGGTTGGGATGGGTGGTACGTTTATCATTCAGAAGGGGAAAGCAAAGATTCACATTATG CCTCCAGAATTTTCTGCCTGTCCCCTGAATACTGATGAGGATGTGAATAACTGGCTCAAATTCTTTGAAATGAAGGCTCCACTGATTTGTCAGCCAGTAATAGTTTCCAGAGATCCG GGCTTCGATCTGCGTGTGGAGCACACGCACTGTTTCAGCCAGCACGGGGAAGGAGGGCACTACCACCAGGACACCAGCCCGGACAGCGTGCAGTACCTGGGCTACTTCCAGCCCGCCGAGCTGCTCTTCCGCATCGACAGGCCCCGGGACACGCACCTCGTCGGGAGAGACTAA
- the TAF1D gene encoding TATA box-binding protein-associated factor RNA polymerase I subunit D → MTDTDEPQASGSDYSDVQELISHQQQEPSEVYSWQRNTGTDRSRQKVAAPGESSDPPNSMCKSSAASAEVLLISSDSEIDVSAARPECSIAPSKRKRRSQSSRQQAESVTEVPDNESSSESSLSPQSPGKSLEASKQQKSKLNLKAIFAYHFRGRKFKAAAHRKYKIQTRKNKKKKKYEGTQMPTGRPPLTASPQEQKRRLLDRGFQFPFVEKHYGEKHIPLKMVLGYEQAAAKGYFKYIEVLKYEEHLKKALKALQASDDLEKECMVLRKHKYLDDEGPISPIQTDDDDSLNSDTEEQLDARVVENSSFILSSTIPSKKKVKARKKTCKTI, encoded by the exons ATGACTGATACAGATGAACCCCAGGCATCTGGCTCCGATTACTCTGATGTGCAAGAGCTGATCAGCCATCAGCAGCAGGAGCCATCTGAGGTGTATTCATGGCAAAGGAATACAGGAACGGATCGGTCAAGGCAGAAGGTGGCTGCACCTGGGGAGTCTTCAGATCCTCCTAACAGCATGTGTAAATCATCAGCAGCTTCAGCTGAGGTTTTACTGATCAGCAGTGATTCAGAAAT TGATGTCTCTGCTGCTCGTCCTGAGTGCTCCATTGCACCTTCAAAGCGGAAAAGGAGATCTCAATCTTCAAGGCAACAAGCTGAATCTGTTACAGAAGTACCTGACAATGAAAGCTCCTCAGAGTCTTCACTGTCTCCCCAAAGTCCAGGGAAATCATTAGAAGCTTCCAAGCAGCAGAAGTCAAAACTCAATTTGAAGGCCATTTTTGCCTATCACTTCAGGGGAAGAAAGTTCAAAGCAGCTGCACACCGAAAATACAAAATTCAGACAcggaagaacaagaagaaaaaaaagtacgAGGGCACACAGATGCCCACAGGGAGGCCCCCACTGACAGCCTCACCTCAGGAACAAAAGAGGAGGCTTCTAGACAGAGGTTTTCAATTTCCTTTTGTTGAAAAACATTATGGGGAGAAACATATTCCCTTAAAGATGGTTCTTGGCTATGAG CAAGCAGCTGCAAAGGGATATTTCAAGTATATTGAAGTGCTTAAATATGAAGAACATcttaaaaaagctttaaaagccCTTCAGGCCAGTGATGACTTAGAAAAAGAGTGTATGGTGTTACGGAAACACAAATACTTAGATGATGAAGGCCCCATTTCCCCTATTCAGACAGA TGATGATGACAGCTTGAATTCTGATACTGAGGAACAACTTGATGCCAGAGTAGTG GAGAACAGCTCTTTCATTCTAAGCAGTACAATtcccagtaaaaaaaaagtcaaagccAGGAAGAAAACATGCAAAACCATCTGA